The Streptomyces pactum genome contains a region encoding:
- a CDS encoding GNAT family N-acetyltransferase, with protein sequence MPYLTRPVLPAGSLSRTPQPTIPTGDGLVLRPWRTEDAPAVHAAFQDPVMHQWHIRAADSEEEVRGWIAEWQQGWAGERNIQWAVADAADDRLLGRVALREVLLGDGVAEVAYWTAAAARGRGVAARATDTIARWALDEIGFQRLELTHAVANEASCRVARKTRFALEGTKRSALLHSDGWHDMHLHARVRGD encoded by the coding sequence ATGCCCTATCTGACGCGCCCGGTCCTTCCCGCAGGCTCCCTCTCCCGTACCCCGCAGCCCACGATCCCCACGGGCGACGGGTTGGTGCTGCGCCCGTGGCGCACCGAGGACGCGCCCGCCGTGCACGCGGCCTTCCAGGACCCGGTGATGCACCAGTGGCACATCCGGGCCGCCGACTCCGAGGAGGAGGTGCGCGGCTGGATCGCCGAGTGGCAGCAGGGCTGGGCCGGGGAGCGGAACATCCAGTGGGCCGTCGCCGACGCGGCCGACGACCGGCTCCTCGGCCGGGTCGCCCTCCGTGAGGTCCTGCTCGGCGACGGGGTGGCCGAGGTCGCCTACTGGACCGCGGCGGCGGCCCGCGGTCGTGGCGTCGCCGCCCGGGCCACCGACACGATCGCCCGCTGGGCCCTGGACGAGATCGGCTTCCAGCGCCTGGAACTCACCCACGCCGTCGCCAACGAGGCCTCCTGCCGGGTCGCCCGCAAGACCCGCTTCGCCCTGGAGGGCACCAAGCGCAGCGCCCTGCTCCACTCCGACGGCTGGCACGACATGCACCTGCACGCACGGGTACGCGGCGACTGA
- a CDS encoding cytochrome P450: MTPERHSLTGTGDPLLEPPPGCPAHGLGPGGLHRLHEADDLEELYEQLREQHGPVAPALLHDDVPMWVVLGHAENLHMVSTPAQFCRDSRIWTPLNEGVVKPDHPLMPHIAWQPICSHAEGEEHKRLRGAVTSAMSGIDYRELRRHIKRYTQRHVNRFCEEGRADLVGQFAEHLPMGVMCHLLGMPDEYNDRMVEAARDTLKGTETAIASHAYVMDALDRLTTARRAKPEDDIAGRLVTHAAGLTDDEVREHLRVVLLAAYEATVNLISNVLRVVLTDPGFRAQLSGGQMTVPEAVEQSLWDEPPFSTVFAYFAKQETELGGQRIRAGDGLLLGIAPGNVDPRIRPDLAASMQGNRAHLAFGGGPHECPGQDIGRAIADAGIDALLMRLPDVQLACDEDELRWRSSIASRHLVELPVRFEPKAQQDIRQQPSHAPASAQRTAWHVGIPRPESRPAPQVPPYPPEPVSVSAAQPQPVPEQPRPRGAWQRFLLWWRGY; the protein is encoded by the coding sequence GTGACGCCTGAACGCCACTCCCTGACCGGAACGGGCGACCCCCTGCTCGAACCGCCGCCCGGCTGCCCCGCGCACGGCCTCGGACCGGGTGGACTGCACCGGCTGCACGAGGCGGACGACCTGGAGGAGCTGTACGAGCAACTGCGCGAGCAGCACGGGCCGGTGGCTCCGGCGCTGCTCCACGACGACGTACCGATGTGGGTGGTCCTCGGGCACGCCGAGAACCTGCACATGGTGAGCACGCCCGCCCAGTTCTGCCGCGACAGCCGTATCTGGACCCCGCTCAACGAGGGCGTGGTCAAGCCGGACCACCCGCTCATGCCGCACATCGCCTGGCAGCCCATCTGCTCCCACGCCGAGGGCGAGGAGCACAAGCGGCTGCGCGGCGCGGTCACCAGCGCCATGTCCGGCATCGACTACCGGGAGCTGCGCCGCCACATCAAGCGGTACACCCAGCGCCACGTCAACCGGTTCTGCGAGGAGGGCCGTGCCGACCTCGTCGGCCAGTTCGCCGAGCACCTGCCGATGGGCGTGATGTGCCACCTCCTCGGCATGCCGGACGAGTACAACGACCGGATGGTGGAGGCCGCCCGCGACACGCTCAAGGGCACCGAGACGGCGATCGCCAGCCACGCCTACGTCATGGACGCCCTGGACCGCCTCACCACCGCCCGCCGGGCCAAGCCCGAGGACGACATCGCCGGGCGCCTGGTCACCCACGCGGCCGGGCTCACCGACGACGAGGTGAGGGAGCACCTGCGGGTGGTCCTCCTGGCCGCCTACGAAGCGACCGTCAACCTCATCAGCAACGTGCTGCGCGTGGTGCTCACCGACCCGGGCTTCCGCGCCCAGCTCAGCGGCGGCCAGATGACGGTGCCCGAGGCGGTCGAGCAGTCCCTGTGGGACGAGCCGCCGTTCAGCACCGTCTTCGCCTACTTCGCCAAGCAGGAGACGGAACTGGGCGGCCAGCGCATCCGCGCGGGCGACGGGCTGCTGCTGGGTATCGCGCCGGGCAACGTCGACCCGCGCATCCGGCCCGATCTGGCCGCGAGCATGCAGGGCAACCGCGCCCACCTCGCCTTCGGCGGCGGCCCGCACGAATGCCCCGGCCAGGACATCGGGCGTGCCATCGCCGACGCCGGGATCGACGCGCTGCTGATGCGGCTGCCGGACGTCCAGCTCGCCTGCGACGAGGACGAGCTGCGGTGGCGGTCGTCGATCGCGTCACGGCACCTGGTGGAGCTGCCGGTGCGGTTCGAGCCCAAGGCGCAGCAGGACATCAGGCAGCAGCCGAGCCACGCCCCGGCCTCGGCGCAGCGCACCGCCTGGCACGTCGGCATCCCGCGACCGGAGAGCCGGCCCGCGCCACAGGTCCCGCCGTACCCGCCGGAGCCGGTGTCGGTGTCGGCCGCGCAGCCCCAGCCGGTGCCCGAGCAGCCGCGTCCCCGCGGCGCCTGGCAGCGCTTCCTGCTCTGGTGGCGCGGCTACTGA
- a CDS encoding RluA family pseudouridine synthase has product MRRRTPPPPSPLPQRDGIDAVRVRLPVAGGPWSTVREHLAERLSGAGAGVVDGMFDTGRFVGADGRAVPGDAPYEPGMFVWFHRDLPAEVPVPFPLEVVYRDEHIVVADKPHFLATTPRGGHVTETALARLRRELGVPALGAAHRLDRLTAGLLLFTVRPEERGAYQGLFRDRLVRKEYEAVAPCDPALGLPRTVRSRILKERGVPAAREVGGEPNAVSRVELIGHRPGTGLGLGRYRLVPGTGQTHQLRVHMSALGVPILGDPLYPEVAAPVPAGDFRRPLQLLARELGFTDPVTGREHRFRSGRSLQAWTAYEEWAGRQ; this is encoded by the coding sequence ATGAGACGCCGTACCCCTCCCCCACCCTCACCCCTCCCGCAGCGCGACGGCATCGACGCGGTGCGGGTGCGGCTGCCCGTGGCCGGGGGGCCGTGGTCCACGGTGCGCGAACACCTGGCGGAGCGGCTGTCCGGTGCGGGGGCCGGCGTCGTCGACGGCATGTTCGACACGGGGCGGTTCGTGGGGGCGGACGGGCGTGCGGTGCCGGGGGACGCGCCGTACGAGCCCGGGATGTTCGTGTGGTTCCACCGCGACCTGCCCGCCGAGGTACCCGTGCCCTTCCCGCTGGAGGTCGTGTACCGCGACGAGCACATCGTCGTCGCCGACAAGCCGCACTTCCTGGCCACCACCCCGCGCGGCGGCCACGTCACCGAGACCGCGCTCGCCCGGCTCCGCCGGGAGCTGGGCGTCCCGGCGCTCGGCGCCGCGCACCGCCTGGACCGGCTCACCGCCGGACTGCTCCTGTTCACGGTGCGCCCTGAGGAGCGCGGCGCGTACCAGGGCCTGTTCCGCGACCGGCTGGTCCGCAAGGAGTACGAGGCCGTGGCCCCCTGTGATCCCGCGCTCGGCCTCCCCCGGACCGTACGCAGCCGGATCCTCAAGGAGCGCGGGGTGCCGGCCGCCCGGGAGGTCGGGGGCGAGCCGAACGCCGTGAGCCGTGTCGAGCTGATCGGGCACCGGCCGGGCACCGGCCTCGGACTGGGCCGGTACCGGCTGGTGCCCGGCACCGGGCAGACCCACCAGTTGCGCGTCCACATGAGCGCGCTCGGCGTGCCGATCCTGGGCGACCCCCTCTACCCCGAGGTGGCCGCCCCCGTGCCGGCCGGCGACTTCCGGCGCCCGCTGCAACTGCTGGCGCGGGAGCTGGGGTTCACCGATCCGGTCACGGGGCGGGAGCACCGCTTCCGCAGCGGACGGTCCCTGCAGGCCTGGACGGCGTACGAGGAGTGGGCCGGCCGTCAGTAG